Within the Desulfosoma sp. genome, the region GCCATGCAGCCTGTGCGCTTTCATTGTCTTGGCTACGTTCACTTGGTTTCCTTATGAACCGTATGAGCGTTGCAGAACTTGCAATACTTGCGAAAGCTCAGACGATCCGGGGTCGTCTTTTTGTTTTTTGTGGTCGTGTAGTTGCGCCGTTTACACTCCTGGCACGCTAAAGTGACCAATACTCGCATCGTCTTTCACCTTTTCCGTCTCAAAGCCCAGCCGGGCTCAAGGCTTTACTCGATGATGTCGGTGACCACGCCGGCTCCGACGGTGCGCCCACCTTC harbors:
- the rpmG gene encoding 50S ribosomal protein L33, producing the protein MRVLVTLACQECKRRNYTTTKNKKTTPDRLSFRKYCKFCNAHTVHKETK